TCTTTCATGTCGCGGTTCTTTTCATGCCCGATAACCACAACACGTACGCCGCCAAGGGAGGCGACACCGCCAACAATTGCACCATCATCTTTGAGGGACTTATCACCCTTTAGTTCAAAGAAGGAATCAAAGATCCCCTTAATGAAGTCCAGTGTGTGCGGCCGGTTAACATGGCGGGCCAACCTAAGGTTGTCCGCTGCGTCGGTGACGTGGAGGCGACGTGTCCCGCTTTGGTCGTGGAGGAAGTCATCTTCTTCCCTTGGGAGGGAGGCACGTACTTCTTCTGCGATGCTGAGGAGCCTTTCACCTGCCGCACCGGTAAATTCTGCCGTGCTTGCCAAGATGGCGAGAAGGGCTCCTTTGAGTTCTGTGCGGGGAACGATCTGATCGATCGCACCATGCTCAAGTTGGTACTCGGCGGTGCGGAACTTATGTGGCGCACCTTCAAACACCTTAAGGCCGGAAACCCGTCCACCCACAAACCCAATCCGCGCCTTTGGTTCGGCGAGGGTAATGTGGGCTAGGGATGCCCATGACGCAATGACGCCACCGTAGGTGGCATCGGTGAGAAGGCAGACGCTCATTAGTCCTGCGCGTTTATGGCGGGCCAATGCAGCGGTGATGCGGGGCATTTGCATGAGGGAGATGAGTCCTTCGTGCATCATTGCCCCTGCACCTGAGCCGCTAATGAGAATAAAGGGAAGGCGCTGGGCGATGGCGCCCTCAATGGCACGCGCGAACTTTTCACCCACCACGGAGTTCATGGCACCCGCCATGAAGTGATAGTCCGTGATGCCAATGCCAACCCGGAAGCCACCAATCATTGCGACACCCGTTACGGCGGCACTGTGCATTCCAGTTTTGGTCGTGACTTCCACTAGCTTCTCTGCGAAACCGGGAAAGCCAAGTGGGTCGCGGGAGCTGAGTTCTGCATCCCACTCCTCAAAGCTGCCAGGCTCAGTAATTACGCGGAGGCGTTCCTGGGCGGTGATAACAAAGTGATGGCCGCAACTGGGTTTTGTGCAAACCCAGGCATTGGCGACCAAATCGTTAATGAAAAGGATGGTCTTGCATTCGGGGCAGGCTTTGAAAAGGCTCTGCTCGTCGAGCGGGGTCGGTTCTGTTTTTCGCATTCTAAATATGAGTCCTCAATGTCAATCTGCACCCTGTTGTCAGGTCAAAAGCAGGGTATAGGGAAGGGTGTGGGCTGTCAAACGGATGTTAGCTCTTGAAGCTGCTTTCTTAATAAAAAGCCTCATCGTTTTAAGATGAGGCACAAATTTTCTCGTAAGCTTCCACTACTTCTGGCAGTTCAAA
This region of Verrucomicrobiia bacterium genomic DNA includes:
- a CDS encoding acetyl-CoA carboxylase carboxyltransferase subunit alpha/beta, with protein sequence MRKTEPTPLDEQSLFKACPECKTILFINDLVANAWVCTKPSCGHHFVITAQERLRVITEPGSFEEWDAELSSRDPLGFPGFAEKLVEVTTKTGMHSAAVTGVAMIGGFRVGIGITDYHFMAGAMNSVVGEKFARAIEGAIAQRLPFILISGSGAGAMMHEGLISLMQMPRITAALARHKRAGLMSVCLLTDATYGGVIASWASLAHITLAEPKARIGFVGGRVSGLKVFEGAPHKFRTAEYQLEHGAIDQIVPRTELKGALLAILASTAEFTGAAGERLLSIAEEVRASLPREEDDFLHDQSGTRRLHVTDAADNLRLARHVNRPHTLDFIKGIFDSFFELKGDKSLKDDGAIVGGVASLGGVRVVVIGHEKNRDMKERTLRNYGMAGPAGYRKAARLMRLAELLRCPLLCFIDTPGADITVESENYGISYALAQCQEILLNLETPVVSTIIGEGGSGGAIALGVADKVLILQHAIYSVIAPEKCASIVWKDESRVAEAAAALKITALDTVRLGVTDCLVPEPAEGAHMDRDAAVQILKAHLAETLAELAQVEDTQILVTGRYERFRAINSFLG